In a genomic window of uncultured Sphaerochaeta sp.:
- a CDS encoding FAD-dependent oxidoreductase — MKNLLIIGGVAAGATAAARARRLDNDVEITLLEAGADVSFANCGLPYYLGRDIEYRSSLILASEETFDDQYKVKVHTHTEATKIDREAKQVVARNSKTGKEEVYSYDALILAQGGKPVVPPLPGVDKKHVFQLWTLADMDSIDHYIEEHEPKKAVVVGGGFIGLEMVEALTKRGIKVTLVEMAEQVMPNLEGEFAGFITKELQDFGVQLKLGKSLKAIEDTKVLLNDGSTVDTDFVLLSVGVRPTLQIAKDAGLAIGPAGGLEVDSEMRTSDESIYAAGDMAEVRHTVLGKTVRMPLAGPANRQGRLAAENALGAHRSYKGVSGTSVVKVFEAVAGSVGLNLKAAKDAGLDADAVVVHKASHTSYFPGSEKVSLMLIFDKKTKQLLGAQAAGRVGIDKRLDVIATAMAGSLTIDDLAELDLAYAPPFNSPNGPVNMAAFTAQNHLSNFSPSILAKDLETFVLEKQPIAIDLRDPITFGKASLRGSNNLSQAMLRDNLDKIPQGHAILLISDDGQKGHVVLRMLKGAGFEEVYNLSGGYISMERHARAIGYEHLDVALLPIEKKSVKKEKASGEEEQVEEAVANDGPVILDVRTPMEFAMGAYPGAINVGLDDLQSWAVNFEDKDRKIIVYCASGARSSYGMRILRQLGFTDVENGGGLHQMMARQR, encoded by the coding sequence ATGAAAAACCTTTTGATCATAGGTGGAGTCGCCGCAGGTGCCACCGCAGCAGCTAGAGCTCGTCGTTTGGACAATGACGTGGAAATCACCCTCTTGGAAGCAGGAGCAGACGTGTCATTCGCCAATTGCGGGCTTCCCTACTACCTTGGACGGGACATTGAATATCGTTCCTCCCTGATTCTTGCCAGTGAAGAGACCTTCGACGACCAGTACAAGGTGAAGGTCCATACCCATACCGAAGCAACCAAGATCGACCGCGAAGCAAAGCAGGTGGTCGCACGCAACAGCAAAACCGGAAAGGAAGAGGTATATTCGTACGATGCATTGATCTTGGCCCAGGGTGGCAAGCCTGTTGTCCCACCGCTTCCCGGCGTGGACAAGAAGCATGTATTCCAACTGTGGACCCTTGCAGACATGGACAGTATCGACCACTACATTGAAGAGCATGAGCCGAAAAAAGCTGTTGTTGTAGGTGGCGGCTTCATCGGCCTGGAAATGGTGGAAGCGCTTACCAAGCGTGGCATCAAGGTGACATTGGTTGAGATGGCCGAGCAGGTGATGCCCAACCTTGAAGGCGAGTTCGCAGGCTTCATCACCAAGGAGCTGCAGGACTTCGGCGTACAACTCAAGCTCGGCAAATCCCTGAAGGCCATCGAGGATACGAAGGTGTTGCTCAACGATGGTTCTACCGTGGATACCGACTTTGTACTGCTCTCTGTTGGTGTACGACCTACCTTGCAGATTGCAAAGGACGCAGGGCTTGCCATCGGGCCCGCCGGAGGCCTGGAGGTCGACAGTGAGATGAGAACCAGCGATGAGTCCATCTATGCAGCCGGTGATATGGCTGAGGTGCGGCACACCGTACTTGGCAAGACCGTCCGCATGCCGCTTGCCGGCCCTGCAAACAGGCAAGGCCGACTGGCAGCAGAGAATGCCTTGGGTGCACATCGCTCCTACAAGGGTGTTTCCGGCACTTCCGTGGTAAAGGTGTTTGAGGCTGTGGCAGGATCGGTGGGACTGAATCTGAAAGCAGCGAAGGATGCAGGGCTTGATGCCGATGCGGTCGTGGTGCACAAGGCCAGCCATACCTCCTACTTCCCTGGTTCCGAAAAGGTGAGCCTGATGCTGATCTTTGACAAGAAAACCAAGCAACTGCTTGGTGCTCAGGCTGCGGGTAGGGTAGGTATTGATAAGCGGCTCGATGTCATTGCAACCGCAATGGCAGGCAGTCTGACCATCGACGATCTTGCTGAACTTGACCTTGCCTATGCACCTCCGTTCAACTCCCCCAACGGGCCGGTGAACATGGCAGCTTTCACTGCACAGAATCATCTCAGCAACTTCAGTCCCTCCATCCTTGCAAAGGATCTGGAAACCTTCGTACTGGAGAAGCAGCCGATCGCCATCGATCTCCGCGACCCCATCACCTTCGGCAAAGCAAGCCTGAGGGGCAGCAACAACCTCAGCCAGGCAATGCTCAGGGACAATCTGGACAAGATCCCCCAAGGCCATGCAATCCTGCTCATCAGCGATGACGGGCAGAAAGGCCATGTGGTGCTCAGGATGCTCAAGGGAGCAGGCTTTGAGGAGGTCTATAACCTCAGTGGTGGATACATCAGTATGGAACGTCATGCACGTGCCATTGGCTATGAGCATCTTGATGTTGCACTCCTGCCTATTGAAAAGAAGTCTGTTAAGAAAGAGAAAGCATCTGGCGAAGAAGAGCAAGTTGAAGAAGCTGTCGCAAACGACGGACCGGTCATCCTCGATGTACGCACCCCGATGGAGTTTGCCATGGGTGCCTACCCTGGAGCCATCAACGTAGGGCTTGACGACCTGCAGAGCTGGGCAGTGAATTTTGAGGACAAGGATCGCAAGATCATCGTCTACTGTGCTAGTGGTGCCCGCTCCAGCTACGGAATGCGTATTCTGCGCCAGCTCGGATTCACCGATGTGGAGAACGGTGGTGGATTGCACCAGATGATGGCAAGACAGCGCTGA
- a CDS encoding metallophosphoesterase gives MSYSKARFCILFLVLGLLVGCAPLELSDIELHAPSASFDEPVGSASRSFPFLVFTDLHFGRDDSGVYWKHEVFLDWLDSYPTTLEFALNLGDMTSDSREIEYRMAAAFLQELENRGVPSHSLVGNHDVRDGGRTLFRSYIHAKTARRFSYGGISFYLLDSGNASLGRTQLRTLIDQASSDHNPKIFCSHIPFYAGPDMYYFGLSDAWERTMLVNTMVKAKVGLVLSGHLHLTEKVHHFTEENAELVCASFHGRDSLFEQTLPTWYVCSYDQGTRQLTVTRFQVTDEDRITTHVIATFAIPS, from the coding sequence ATGTCGTACTCCAAAGCTAGGTTTTGCATCCTTTTCCTGGTGTTAGGCCTTTTGGTAGGGTGTGCCCCACTTGAACTTTCAGACATTGAATTGCATGCACCCTCTGCAAGCTTTGACGAGCCTGTCGGCAGTGCAAGTCGCTCCTTCCCTTTTTTGGTTTTCACCGATCTGCATTTCGGCAGGGACGACAGCGGTGTCTACTGGAAGCATGAGGTTTTCCTTGATTGGCTGGACAGCTATCCCACCACCTTGGAATTCGCCTTGAACCTTGGGGATATGACCAGCGATTCGCGTGAAATTGAGTATCGGATGGCGGCAGCCTTCTTGCAGGAACTGGAAAACCGCGGTGTTCCCTCCCACTCACTGGTGGGCAACCACGATGTACGGGATGGGGGAAGAACCTTGTTCAGGTCGTATATCCATGCCAAAACAGCACGCAGATTCAGCTATGGAGGCATCTCGTTCTATTTGCTGGACAGCGGGAACGCCAGTTTAGGAAGAACCCAGCTCAGAACACTCATTGATCAGGCTTCATCAGATCACAATCCCAAGATTTTCTGTTCCCACATTCCCTTCTATGCTGGGCCTGATATGTACTACTTCGGCCTTTCCGATGCTTGGGAGCGGACCATGCTGGTGAACACCATGGTGAAGGCCAAGGTTGGCTTGGTACTCTCAGGACATCTGCATCTTACGGAGAAAGTGCATCACTTTACCGAAGAAAACGCAGAACTGGTCTGCGCTTCCTTCCATGGCAGGGATTCATTGTTTGAACAGACGTTGCCGACCTGGTACGTCTGTTCGTATGATCAGGGAACGAGGCAGTTGACGGTCACCCGTTTCCAGGTGACCGACGAGGATAGAATCACCACACACGTCATAGCGACGTTTGCCATCCCTTCCTGA
- a CDS encoding ABC transporter permease — MNTKTTNAASKGRTLQLAHNPIVAFGKENLGILIGLLVLCALLSFFSPVFLSKNNILNVLRQVATNLYIACAMTMVIILGGIDLSVGSTIALSGVITGGFIAFEGLPLWVAVLCGLLAGVVVGAFNGFLISKTTIPPFIVTLSTMNIARGASYVYTGGQPIRVMSDSFNFIGAGYIGDIPMPIIYLVIIVIISVLIMSKSKLGRHIYAVGGNPVAARFSGIKNSRVLFFAYLFSGIMSAIAGIVLASRMFSGQPTAGQGAEMDAIAAVVLGGTSMSGGVGKIGGTVIGALIIGVLSNGLNLLGINSFWQYIVKGVVILIAVYVDFLKKGKGK; from the coding sequence ATGAACACCAAGACCACCAATGCCGCATCGAAAGGCCGAACGTTGCAGCTTGCACATAATCCGATCGTCGCTTTCGGCAAGGAGAACCTGGGCATTCTCATCGGACTGCTCGTCCTGTGTGCCTTGCTCTCCTTCTTCTCACCTGTATTCCTTTCCAAGAACAATATCCTGAACGTGCTGCGTCAGGTTGCCACCAATCTGTACATTGCCTGTGCGATGACCATGGTCATCATCCTGGGAGGCATCGACCTTTCGGTTGGTTCCACCATTGCACTCAGCGGTGTCATTACCGGTGGGTTCATCGCCTTTGAAGGCCTCCCCTTGTGGGTTGCAGTCCTGTGCGGCTTGCTTGCCGGTGTGGTTGTCGGGGCATTCAACGGCTTTCTGATCTCAAAGACCACCATCCCCCCCTTCATCGTCACGCTTTCGACCATGAACATTGCCCGTGGAGCCTCGTACGTGTACACCGGAGGACAACCCATCCGCGTCATGTCCGATTCCTTCAACTTCATCGGTGCCGGATATATCGGAGACATCCCGATGCCGATCATCTATCTGGTGATCATCGTCATCATCTCTGTCTTGATCATGTCCAAGTCAAAGCTTGGCCGCCATATCTATGCTGTGGGAGGCAACCCTGTTGCTGCCCGCTTCAGTGGTATCAAGAACAGCCGCGTGCTCTTCTTCGCCTACCTGTTCAGCGGCATCATGAGCGCCATCGCCGGCATCGTGCTTGCTTCGCGCATGTTCAGCGGTCAGCCCACCGCAGGTCAGGGAGCTGAGATGGACGCCATCGCTGCTGTCGTTCTGGGTGGCACCAGCATGAGCGGCGGTGTAGGCAAGATCGGCGGTACAGTCATCGGTGCCCTGATCATCGGTGTGTTGAGCAACGGTCTGAACCTGCTCGGCATCAACTCCTTCTGGCAGTACATCGTCAAGGGTGTTGTCATCCTGATCGCTGTCTATGTTGACTTCCTGAAGAAGGGCAAGGGCAAGTAA
- a CDS encoding sugar ABC transporter ATP-binding protein, with protein MSEQILLEMNHIRKEFPGVLALKDVSLQLRSGEVHALLGENGAGKSTLIKILGGIYSKDAGDIIIDGKSVVINSVLDAQKQGISVIHQELVLVPHMTVAENIYLGREPMKGTRFVDFKKMEEDAQKLIDSFELDIRSGMEISDLTIAQQQIVEIIKALSFNAKILVMDEPTSSLSEKDVDFLFDNIRKLKKAQVGIIYISHRMSELKQIADKITVIRDGEYIGTRDTQEATTDELIAMMVGRKLTNYYTRTFGNPSKKVLEVKNLSAGKLLKEVSFHLNSGEILGFAGLVGAGRSEVMRCIFGIDPFEKGQILLDGEEVTISNPEEAMKKGIALVPESRKREALFLAQSVKYNITIKALGEFIRGIHVNNAREHEIAKKYVDVMAIKTPSFQQTVGNLSGGNQQKVVIGRWLATNPKILILDEPTRGVDVGAKAEIYSIMNDLVKEGVAIIMISSELPEVINMSDRVVVMSNGRITGCLPREGLTQEKIMYHATQFSTPDR; from the coding sequence GTGAGTGAACAGATTCTATTGGAAATGAACCACATCCGCAAAGAGTTCCCCGGCGTATTGGCCCTCAAGGATGTCTCATTGCAGCTGCGCAGCGGTGAGGTGCATGCGCTGCTGGGAGAGAATGGTGCGGGCAAGTCCACCCTGATCAAGATTTTGGGTGGGATTTACAGCAAGGATGCCGGAGACATCATCATTGATGGGAAGTCGGTTGTCATCAACTCGGTACTCGATGCACAAAAGCAGGGAATCAGCGTCATCCACCAGGAATTGGTGCTCGTTCCCCACATGACGGTAGCCGAGAACATCTACCTCGGAAGGGAGCCCATGAAGGGCACCCGTTTCGTTGACTTCAAGAAAATGGAGGAGGATGCGCAAAAGCTGATCGACTCCTTCGAACTCGATATCAGAAGCGGGATGGAGATCAGTGACCTGACCATCGCACAACAGCAGATTGTCGAGATCATCAAGGCCCTCTCCTTCAATGCCAAGATCCTGGTCATGGATGAGCCTACTTCCTCCTTGTCGGAGAAAGACGTGGATTTCCTGTTTGACAACATCCGCAAGCTCAAGAAAGCACAGGTCGGCATCATTTACATTTCGCACAGAATGAGTGAGCTCAAGCAGATTGCCGACAAGATCACGGTCATTCGTGATGGCGAGTACATCGGCACCCGCGATACGCAGGAAGCAACCACCGATGAACTCATCGCCATGATGGTCGGCCGCAAGCTCACCAACTACTATACCCGTACATTCGGCAACCCCTCGAAGAAAGTGCTTGAGGTCAAAAACCTCAGTGCAGGCAAGTTGCTCAAGGAAGTTTCGTTCCATCTCAACAGTGGGGAGATTCTTGGCTTTGCAGGCCTTGTGGGTGCCGGCCGCAGTGAAGTGATGCGGTGCATCTTCGGCATCGATCCCTTTGAGAAGGGGCAGATCCTGCTGGACGGGGAGGAAGTCACCATTTCCAACCCAGAGGAAGCAATGAAGAAAGGCATTGCCCTGGTTCCTGAGAGCCGCAAGCGCGAGGCCCTCTTCCTGGCCCAGTCGGTGAAGTACAACATCACCATCAAGGCACTGGGAGAGTTCATCCGAGGCATTCATGTGAACAATGCCCGTGAGCATGAGATTGCCAAGAAGTATGTGGATGTGATGGCCATCAAGACCCCATCCTTCCAACAGACGGTGGGTAATCTATCCGGAGGCAACCAACAGAAGGTGGTCATCGGCAGATGGTTGGCAACCAACCCCAAGATCCTTATTCTCGACGAACCTACACGTGGTGTGGATGTCGGGGCAAAGGCTGAGATCTATTCCATCATGAATGATCTGGTGAAAGAGGGAGTTGCCATCATCATGATCTCCTCGGAGTTGCCCGAGGTCATCAATATGAGCGACCGTGTCGTCGTCATGAGCAATGGAAGGATCACCGGGTGTCTTCCCCGCGAGGGACTGACACAGGAAAAGATCATGTACCATGCCACACAATTTTCTACACCTGATCGTTAA
- a CDS encoding sugar ABC transporter substrate-binding protein: MKKVLMLSLILILAFGSVFAQGTKEAKSGYTFGYTCMTMNNPFFIILEKSIRDKVEANGDKLITMDPAMDVAKQINQIEDLITQGIDAIFLNPVDWEGIRPALVALKNAGIPIINFDTEVKDMDYVTAYAGSDNFNAGYVCGVDLIKRYPNGGNIVVLDSPTMNSINDRIAGFMEAIKGKNFKIVAQQDAKGDLPTSMKITDDILQAHTDIIAIMGGNDPTALGALAACKAANRTNILIYGVDGSPEAKAEIASGSQFVGSGAQSPISIGVESVKLAYQVLKGEAYEKRIPVQTFMINKDNVAQYGTDGWQ, from the coding sequence TCTCATTCTCGCATTCGGATCGGTGTTCGCCCAAGGGACCAAGGAAGCAAAAAGCGGTTACACCTTCGGCTACACCTGCATGACGATGAACAATCCGTTCTTCATCATTCTTGAGAAGTCCATCCGTGACAAGGTTGAGGCCAACGGCGACAAGCTGATCACCATGGATCCTGCCATGGACGTTGCCAAGCAGATCAACCAGATCGAAGACCTGATCACCCAGGGCATCGATGCGATCTTCCTCAATCCTGTTGACTGGGAAGGCATCCGCCCCGCTCTCGTTGCTCTGAAAAATGCCGGCATCCCCATCATCAACTTCGACACCGAAGTGAAGGATATGGATTATGTGACCGCGTATGCTGGTTCCGACAACTTCAACGCAGGCTATGTGTGCGGTGTTGACTTGATCAAGCGCTATCCCAACGGCGGAAACATTGTCGTGCTCGACTCCCCGACCATGAACTCCATCAACGACCGCATCGCCGGTTTCATGGAAGCCATCAAGGGAAAGAACTTCAAGATCGTGGCCCAGCAGGATGCAAAGGGTGACCTCCCCACTTCCATGAAGATCACCGACGACATTCTCCAGGCCCATACCGACATCATCGCCATCATGGGTGGCAATGACCCGACCGCTCTCGGCGCCCTCGCCGCCTGCAAGGCTGCAAACCGCACCAACATCCTGATCTACGGTGTTGACGGTTCTCCCGAGGCAAAGGCTGAGATCGCAAGCGGAAGTCAGTTCGTCGGATCCGGTGCCCAGAGCCCGATCAGCATTGGTGTTGAGTCGGTCAAGCTGGCATACCAGGTCCTCAAGGGCGAAGCCTATGAGAAGCGCATTCCTGTCCAGACCTTCATGATCAACAAGGACAACGTTGCTCAGTACGGTACTGACGGCTGGCAATAA